One genomic region from Ornithinicoccus hortensis encodes:
- a CDS encoding SURF1 family protein has protein sequence MLRTLMSRQWAGALALAAVFAVVAVLLGNWQYSKHVDKTANRDRVAAHYDAEPRPLGDTVDLTEPVTQAEEWTRVTATGSYRAQDQLMVRNRPFDGTFGYEVLVPFVPDDGSPAVLVNRGWLANAEDASTLPEVPPPPEGTATVTGWLRPGEPDLGRDLPAGQLASINVAGAQAAIGPDLPLLDGYLVLGEESPEVERPVPIARPRTDLGPHLAYAIQWWFTSPIGFVMVVVFARRDYLDAQAQERTATDGTPVPARPKKVRIWDEEDG, from the coding sequence GTGCTGCGCACCCTGATGAGCCGGCAGTGGGCCGGCGCGCTCGCCCTGGCCGCGGTGTTCGCGGTCGTCGCCGTGCTGCTGGGCAACTGGCAGTACTCCAAGCACGTGGACAAGACGGCCAACAGGGACCGGGTGGCCGCCCACTACGACGCCGAGCCGCGGCCGCTGGGCGACACCGTCGACCTCACCGAGCCGGTCACCCAGGCCGAGGAGTGGACCCGGGTGACCGCGACCGGGAGCTACCGCGCGCAGGACCAGCTGATGGTCCGCAACCGGCCGTTCGACGGCACCTTCGGCTACGAGGTGCTGGTGCCCTTCGTCCCGGACGACGGCTCCCCCGCCGTGCTGGTGAACCGGGGGTGGCTGGCCAACGCGGAAGACGCCTCGACGCTGCCCGAGGTACCGCCCCCGCCGGAGGGGACGGCCACGGTCACCGGGTGGCTGCGACCCGGTGAGCCTGACCTGGGCCGGGACCTGCCCGCGGGGCAGCTGGCCTCGATCAACGTCGCCGGCGCCCAGGCTGCGATCGGGCCGGACCTGCCGCTGCTGGACGGCTACCTGGTGCTGGGCGAGGAGTCGCCCGAGGTGGAGCGCCCCGTGCCGATCGCCCGCCCCCGCACCGACCTGGGCCCCCACCTCGCCTACGCGATCCAGTGGTGGTTCACCTCCCCGATCGGGTTCGTCATGGTCGTCGTCTTCGCTCGCCGGGACTACCTGGACGCCCAGGCGCAGGAGCGGACCGCGACCGACGGCACGCCCGTCCCCGCCCGCCCCAAGAAGGTCCGGATCTGGGACGAGGAGGACGGCTAA
- a CDS encoding DUF3099 domain-containing protein encodes MRRSHTPQSVTSVAASPAEDRRKRMRTYLIAMAFRTVCFPLAVWALVSGWAVVGWTLGLVAVVMPSFAVMLANAVDQRRRPAGTVQSPNQALPPAP; translated from the coding sequence GTGCGCAGGTCCCATACCCCCCAGTCGGTCACGAGCGTGGCAGCATCGCCCGCCGAGGACCGCAGGAAGCGGATGCGCACCTACCTGATCGCGATGGCTTTCCGGACCGTCTGCTTCCCGCTGGCGGTGTGGGCGCTCGTCAGCGGGTGGGCCGTCGTGGGGTGGACCCTGGGTCTGGTGGCCGTGGTGATGCCCTCCTTCGCCGTGATGCTGGCCAACGCCGTGGACCAGCGGCGCCGGCCGGCCGGGACGGTGCAGTCACCGAACCAGGCCCTGCCGCCCGCACCGTGA
- a CDS encoding beta-ketoacyl-ACP reductase, producing the protein MSTQHPEESARTVLVTGGNRGIGLAIAREFAAAGDEVLITHRSGEPPEGLRGVIADVTDSDSVDAAFTQAEEIFGRPVEVLVANAGITKDTLLMRMSDEDFESVLDTNLTGAFRCARRAAKGMIRARKGRIILISSVVGLYGSPGQANYAASKSALVGLARSITRELGSRNITANVVAPGYIDTEMTGELPEERKKQYLSAIPAGRFASPEEVARVVRFLAGPDAAYISGAVVPVDGGLGMGH; encoded by the coding sequence GTGAGCACCCAGCATCCAGAAGAATCTGCCCGGACCGTCCTGGTGACCGGAGGCAACCGGGGCATCGGCCTGGCCATCGCCCGCGAGTTCGCCGCCGCCGGGGACGAGGTCCTGATCACCCACCGCAGCGGGGAGCCGCCGGAGGGGCTGCGCGGCGTGATCGCCGACGTCACCGACTCCGACAGCGTCGACGCCGCCTTCACCCAGGCCGAGGAGATCTTCGGCCGGCCGGTGGAGGTCCTCGTGGCCAACGCGGGCATCACCAAGGACACCCTGCTGATGCGGATGAGCGACGAGGACTTCGAGTCCGTGCTGGACACCAACCTCACCGGGGCCTTCCGGTGCGCGCGCCGCGCCGCCAAGGGGATGATCCGGGCCCGCAAGGGGCGGATCATCCTGATCTCCTCGGTCGTCGGCCTCTACGGCTCGCCCGGGCAGGCCAACTATGCCGCGTCCAAGTCGGCGCTGGTGGGGCTCGCCCGCTCGATCACCCGGGAGCTGGGCAGCCGCAACATCACCGCCAACGTGGTCGCCCCCGGGTATATCGACACGGAGATGACCGGCGAACTGCCCGAGGAGCGCAAGAAGCAGTACCTCAGCGCGATCCCCGCGGGACGCTTCGCCTCGCCCGAGGAGGTCGCCCGCGTGGTGCGCTTCCTGGCGGGCCCGGACGCGGCCTACATCTCCGGTGCGGTGGTGCCCGTTGACGGCGGCCTCGGCATGGGTCACTGA
- the fabI gene encoding enoyl-ACP reductase FabI, with protein sequence MLLDGKKLLLTGVLMESSIAFHVAKLAQEQGAEVVLTSFGRTFRITQSIAKRLPVEAPVIELDVANQEHLDTLAERLGEHVDALDGVLHSIGFAPKGAFNFLDATWEDAATALQVSAFSLKALSVATLPLLKEGGSVVGLTLDASYAWPVYDWMGVAKAAFESTSRYLARDLGPKGIRCNLVSAGPIATTAAKSIPMFDQFARWGEHSPLGWDIKDPEPAARACIALLSDWFPATTGEIVHVDGGFHAMGF encoded by the coding sequence ATGCTCCTCGACGGCAAGAAGCTTCTGCTCACCGGTGTCCTGATGGAGTCATCCATCGCCTTCCACGTGGCCAAGTTGGCCCAGGAGCAGGGGGCGGAGGTGGTGTTGACCTCGTTCGGCCGGACCTTCCGGATCACCCAGTCGATCGCCAAGCGTCTTCCGGTGGAGGCCCCGGTGATCGAACTGGACGTGGCCAACCAGGAGCACCTGGACACCCTGGCCGAGCGCCTCGGGGAGCACGTGGACGCGCTCGACGGGGTGTTGCACTCCATCGGGTTCGCCCCCAAGGGCGCATTCAACTTCCTCGACGCGACCTGGGAGGACGCGGCGACGGCGCTGCAGGTCTCCGCGTTCTCGCTGAAGGCGCTGTCGGTGGCCACGCTGCCGCTGCTGAAGGAGGGCGGCTCGGTCGTCGGGCTGACCCTCGACGCGAGCTACGCCTGGCCGGTCTACGACTGGATGGGCGTGGCCAAGGCGGCCTTCGAGTCCACCAGCCGCTACCTGGCCCGGGACCTCGGACCCAAGGGGATCCGGTGCAACCTGGTGTCGGCCGGTCCGATCGCCACGACCGCCGCCAAGTCCATCCCGATGTTCGACCAGTTCGCCCGGTGGGGGGAGCACTCCCCGCTCGGCTGGGACATCAAGGACCCGGAGCCGGCCGCCCGCGCGTGCATCGCGCTGCTGTCCGACTGGTTCCCCGCCACCACCGGCGAGATCGTGCACGTGGACGGCGGCTTCCACGCGATGGGGTTCTGA
- a CDS encoding tetratricopeptide repeat protein gives MPQESAPDAAPVHVREVRLLEGPNLYFPRPTVKVSIDIPGYQSASQGQMQDLADRLGLRRVAPGKPHTEQRHRFLVRLVSTVVRRIAEASGTRLGVRGRPTSDLDSIVVAFPWRHRGRALAMGESLQPALTELLAGADPAGPLAEAASAVTGAEPGDRPTLVRPRIPVVSVTGTNGKTSTTRLLAHMSMTCGNRTGWSSTEGVFIQGDQVVAGDYSGPSGGRHVLADRSVQVGILETARGGLLLKGMGVAHNNVSVVTNVTADHLGTQGIDTVDQLAEVKSIITRVTRKDGWVVLNGDDPRVRSMAASASGRIWMFSLHPDSPALRETLDKCGRGITVLEDAIVILRRDADPDRLIRVLDVPMTLSGLSQHNIANALAATAAALALGLPREGVVEGLRTFTPDLQHNPGRMNVWTIPVPGGGSGTVIVDLAHNEAGLEALCDVAEGLRPPGARIHLGLGGVGDRTDEILGGLGEIAGRRADRVQITHKGHYLRGRSVEDLEEQFVRGLANVGAVASGSSPTEVEGLAAMVDSMTDGDVVCLMCHAERGAVVEWLEEHGATPDGGRQIRKKVIAARGEHELEAVLNAIGERPVQERVEAARTLLDQSPDDPRLIYELASALDHAGDESQAVTYYRRALAGGLREPHRFRAQVGLASTLRNLDQQPEAADLLDELAAIRPDSAVVVVLQALVDADQDNPRVGVARLVEYVMQHATGSDDSGYRRAMRNYAQELERFTAALRGEDAR, from the coding sequence GTGCCCCAGGAGAGCGCACCCGACGCGGCCCCCGTGCACGTCCGTGAGGTCCGGCTGCTGGAGGGCCCCAACCTCTACTTCCCGCGGCCGACGGTCAAGGTCAGCATCGACATACCGGGCTACCAGTCCGCGAGCCAGGGGCAGATGCAGGACCTGGCCGACCGCCTGGGCCTGCGCCGGGTCGCCCCGGGCAAGCCGCACACCGAGCAGCGGCACCGCTTCCTGGTGCGGCTGGTCAGCACCGTCGTGCGACGGATCGCCGAGGCCAGCGGGACCCGGCTCGGGGTGCGCGGCCGCCCCACGTCGGACCTGGACAGCATCGTGGTCGCCTTCCCCTGGCGGCACCGGGGACGGGCACTGGCGATGGGGGAGTCGCTGCAGCCCGCGCTGACCGAGCTGCTGGCGGGGGCAGATCCCGCCGGGCCGCTCGCGGAGGCGGCCTCGGCCGTCACCGGCGCGGAGCCCGGTGACCGTCCGACCCTGGTGCGCCCGCGGATCCCCGTGGTCTCGGTCACCGGGACCAACGGCAAGACCTCAACCACCCGGTTGCTCGCCCACATGTCGATGACCTGCGGCAACCGCACCGGGTGGAGCTCCACCGAGGGCGTCTTCATCCAGGGGGACCAGGTCGTCGCCGGCGACTACTCCGGCCCCTCCGGCGGTCGCCACGTGCTGGCGGACCGCAGCGTGCAGGTGGGGATACTGGAGACCGCCCGGGGCGGGCTGCTGCTCAAGGGCATGGGCGTGGCGCACAACAACGTCTCGGTGGTCACCAACGTGACCGCCGACCACCTCGGCACCCAGGGGATCGACACAGTCGACCAGCTGGCCGAGGTGAAGAGCATCATCACCCGGGTCACCCGCAAGGACGGCTGGGTCGTCCTCAACGGGGACGACCCGCGCGTCCGGTCGATGGCGGCCAGCGCCAGCGGCCGGATCTGGATGTTCAGCCTGCACCCCGACTCCCCGGCGCTGCGGGAGACCCTCGACAAGTGTGGCCGCGGCATCACCGTGCTCGAGGACGCCATCGTGATCCTGCGCCGGGACGCCGACCCCGACCGGTTGATCCGGGTGCTGGACGTCCCGATGACCCTGTCCGGGCTGAGCCAGCACAACATCGCCAACGCCCTCGCGGCCACGGCGGCGGCACTGGCCCTAGGGCTGCCGCGGGAGGGGGTGGTCGAGGGCCTGCGCACCTTCACCCCCGACCTGCAGCACAACCCGGGCCGGATGAACGTCTGGACCATCCCGGTCCCCGGTGGCGGGAGCGGCACGGTCATCGTCGACCTGGCGCACAACGAAGCCGGCCTCGAGGCCCTGTGCGACGTCGCCGAGGGGCTGCGTCCTCCCGGGGCCCGGATCCACCTGGGCCTGGGCGGCGTCGGCGACCGCACCGACGAGATCCTGGGCGGGCTCGGCGAGATCGCCGGACGCCGGGCCGACCGGGTCCAGATCACCCACAAGGGCCACTACCTGCGCGGCCGGAGCGTGGAGGACCTGGAGGAGCAGTTCGTCCGGGGGCTGGCCAACGTCGGCGCGGTGGCCAGCGGATCCTCCCCGACCGAGGTCGAGGGCCTGGCCGCCATGGTCGACTCGATGACCGACGGGGACGTGGTCTGCCTGATGTGCCACGCCGAGCGCGGCGCGGTGGTCGAGTGGCTCGAGGAGCACGGCGCGACCCCGGACGGGGGACGCCAGATCCGCAAGAAGGTCATCGCCGCCCGCGGTGAGCATGAGCTCGAGGCGGTCCTCAACGCGATCGGTGAGCGGCCGGTCCAGGAGCGGGTCGAGGCGGCCCGCACGCTGCTCGACCAGTCGCCGGACGACCCGCGGCTGATCTACGAGCTCGCCTCGGCGCTGGACCATGCCGGTGACGAGAGCCAGGCCGTCACGTACTACCGCCGGGCGCTGGCCGGCGGGCTCCGGGAGCCGCACCGGTTCCGCGCCCAGGTCGGGCTGGCCTCGACGCTGCGCAACCTGGACCAGCAGCCGGAGGCGGCGGACCTGCTCGATGAACTGGCCGCCATCCGGCCCGACAGCGCGGTCGTGGTGGTCCTGCAGGCCCTGGTCGACGCCGACCAGGACAACCCGCGGGTCGGCGTGGCGCGACTGGTGGAGTACGTCATGCAGCACGCCACCGGCTCCGACGACAGCGGCTACCGCCGGGCCATGCGCAACTACGCCCAGGAGCTGGAACGCTTCACCGCGGCGTTGCGCGGCGAGGACGCCCGCTGA
- a CDS encoding dihydrofolate reductase family protein: MIRQGLAAGVVDELAISTAPVVLGGGKLLFAGFGQDLDLEILGTWSSPYATHVHYALAAAC, from the coding sequence CTGATCCGCCAGGGTCTGGCCGCGGGTGTCGTCGACGAGCTGGCGATCTCCACCGCGCCGGTCGTGCTCGGCGGCGGCAAGCTCCTGTTCGCCGGCTTCGGGCAGGACCTGGACCTGGAGATCCTCGGCACGTGGAGCTCGCCCTACGCGACCCACGTGCACTACGCGCTCGCCGCGGCCTGCTGA